Below is a window of Candidatus Paceibacterota bacterium DNA.
TTCTAACTTCAAGGTTGTCAGCATCGGATGCGCCATCTGGAACAGTTACATCAGCAATGTTTGGTACTTGAAGCATTAATCGCTGCCACTCCTTTAATACGTTTTTATACGCTTCTTCTTTTTCTCCAAGCTCTGACTTAACTCGTTGCATGTCAGAAATCATCTGCACTCGTTCTTCTGACGTTGCGGCACTTGCAATCTTTTCACTGTGCGCATTTTGTTCAGCACGTTTTGATTCCATGAACTGTTGGAGTTCACGTCGTTCCTCATCAACTTTTATAAGTTCAGAGACGTCAAACTGAATGTGCTTTTTTGTAGCAGCATGTGCAATTAAATCTTTGTTTTCCCGGATGAACTTGATGTCCAGCATAGTATTAATTTCTCAGCGGATATTTATACACTTTACCACACACACCATGCCCTATATATACTTATACATAATTTGACTATTTATGTGCATTAATTCATGCTTATCTTGTCGGTGACTTACCCTCATCGACCGATACCGGAAGGGCCAGGAAACAAAGCGTTTCCTGGCCCCTTTTTTATTTACATTCTCTAACTTCACCGTACCCAAAAACTTGCCAATTCTTCCGTACCATAGTACTAGTATAGGAACATGAAGCTCGTAATTGTTGAGTCTCCTTCCAAAGCGAAGACCATCGAGAAGTATCTCGGTGAGCCATATATCGTGCGCGCATCAGTCGGTCACGTACGTGATTTGCCGAAGAATAACAAGAAGGCAATTGATATTGAAAACGGCTTTGAACCACACTATGAAATCTCTAAAGGAAAAGAGGTTGTATTGAGTGAAATCAAAAAACTTGCTGACAAGGCTGACGAAGTGATTCTTGCAACCGACCCCGATCGAGAAGGAGAAGCAATTGCCTGGCACATCCAGCAAGCTGCAAAACTAGTCAAACCAAAACGAATCAGCTTCACTGAAATCACTAAAGCTGCCGTTCTCTATGCACTCGAGCATCCTCGAACAATTGATCAAAATCTCCGTAAAGCTCAGGAAGCACGACGTGTACTTGATCGTCTCGTGGGATATGACCTCTCAGGATTAATCTGGAAAAAAATTCGTTATGGACTTTCAGCTGGACGCGTACAGTCTCCTGCTCTTCGTATTCTCGTTGAGCGAGAGCGTGAAATCAAAGCCTTTAATCCTGAACAATACTTCACCCTTTCTGCCCTCCTTAAAAAAACTTCTGGAGAAGAAATTGCATTTGAATATCCCGACCAAGTCTTTGACGCAAAAGAAGCAACACGACAAGCGGGAATTGCTGAAGAAAAAGATTGGAATATTATTGATGTACAAGCAACTGAAACAGCTCGTTCTCCTCGCCCACCATTCATCACCTCAACACTCCAGCAAACCGCAAGTAACAGACTTGGCTTTAGCCCATCACGAACCATGATGATCGCACAGCGATTATACGAAGCTGGTCACATTACATACATGCGAACTGATAGTCCGTCACTTGGAGAAAGTGCAATGACTGCAATTAACGCACACATCAAAGAAACTGTTGGTGAGAAATATGCAGAGTCACGAAAATTTGCTGCAAAAGGAAAAAATGCACAGGAGGCTCACGAAGCCATCAGGCCAAGTACTATTTCAAAAGAGTCAGCAGGAGCCAACGACGAACAAAAGAAGCTCTATAGGCTCATTTGGGAGCGTACAGTGGCATCTCAAATGACAGACGCGAAGGTTGAACGTACAAAAGCAACAGCGGCACCAACAAAAGACCCGTCAGTTATTTTTAACGCAAACGGTTCTCGTATCATTTTCGATGGTTGGATGAAAATTCATCCTGACAGTGGCAGTGAAGATCAAATCCTTCCAAAACTAAATCCTGGAGAAGGAATGAAACTCGTCTCGTCTGAAAAAACTGAGAAATTTACCCAGCCACCACCACGATACACAGAAGCTGGACTTGTTCGAGAACTTGAAAAGCGCGGCATTGGTCGACCAAGTACATACGCAACGATCATCAAGACACTTGAAGAGCGTGGGTATGTGAATAAGGAAAACCGAACACTCATTCCGACTGACACTGGAGACGTAGTATCAAAATTCCTTGAAGATAACTTCACTGATTACATCAGTGACTCATTCACAGCAACAATGGAAGACTCGCTTGATGGCATTGCTGACGGAACTCATGAGTATGAAAAAATTCTCAAAGACTTCTACGGTCCGTTTCATAAGGAAGTGAAAAAGCGAGATAAAGAAAGTGAAAAGCTCACCAACCTCGGTCCTGCACCTACAGAATTTAAGTGTCCAGTCTGTGGAAGCAACATGGTCTTCAAGCTTTCTCGAAACGGAAAGTTTATGAGTTGCAGCCGATTCCCCGATTGTACCGGAGCACTTACCGAGGAAGGAAAAGAAATGGCCAAAGATACTATCATTGGCAAACATCCTGATTCTGATCTCGATATCCTTGTAAAAGACGGACGCTTCGGACCATATCTACAAGTTGGAGAAAAGGATAAGAAACTTAATCCAAAACCTCGCCGTGCAAGTATTCCAGTTGAAATGAATCCGCAAGGACTTTCAATGGACGATGCATTAAAGCTACTTTCTCTTCCACGAGTTCTTGGAAAACACCCTCAAACAGGAGTAGATATCATCGCAAACAAAGGACGCTTCGGACCATACGTCGGACACGATAGGGATTTCAGATCTATCAAGCCTCCGCTAGATGTCTATACAATTACACTTGATGAAGCACTTACACTTCTTGCACAAGAAAAGAAAAAGCGAGGATTCCAAAAGAAAGTGAAGACAGAGCAGAAAAATAAACCTTAGATAGTGAAATTCTTCAGAGAGTAGATGTCATCGCTTTCCTCTGCAGCTTTTACCTCCACAGGAGTTCTGTCATCTTCTCCGGCCTGTAGTGGAGCTGCTTCCGGTGCAACAACTGGATCAGCAATAACCTCTGGAGCTTCTACGGTTGGCTTAGGTTGTTGCTTTGCTTCA
It encodes the following:
- the topA gene encoding type I DNA topoisomerase; this encodes MKLVIVESPSKAKTIEKYLGEPYIVRASVGHVRDLPKNNKKAIDIENGFEPHYEISKGKEVVLSEIKKLADKADEVILATDPDREGEAIAWHIQQAAKLVKPKRISFTEITKAAVLYALEHPRTIDQNLRKAQEARRVLDRLVGYDLSGLIWKKIRYGLSAGRVQSPALRILVEREREIKAFNPEQYFTLSALLKKTSGEEIAFEYPDQVFDAKEATRQAGIAEEKDWNIIDVQATETARSPRPPFITSTLQQTASNRLGFSPSRTMMIAQRLYEAGHITYMRTDSPSLGESAMTAINAHIKETVGEKYAESRKFAAKGKNAQEAHEAIRPSTISKESAGANDEQKKLYRLIWERTVASQMTDAKVERTKATAAPTKDPSVIFNANGSRIIFDGWMKIHPDSGSEDQILPKLNPGEGMKLVSSEKTEKFTQPPPRYTEAGLVRELEKRGIGRPSTYATIIKTLEERGYVNKENRTLIPTDTGDVVSKFLEDNFTDYISDSFTATMEDSLDGIADGTHEYEKILKDFYGPFHKEVKKRDKESEKLTNLGPAPTEFKCPVCGSNMVFKLSRNGKFMSCSRFPDCTGALTEEGKEMAKDTIIGKHPDSDLDILVKDGRFGPYLQVGEKDKKLNPKPRRASIPVEMNPQGLSMDDALKLLSLPRVLGKHPQTGVDIIANKGRFGPYVGHDRDFRSIKPPLDVYTITLDEALTLLAQEKKKRGFQKKVKTEQKNKP
- a CDS encoding serine--tRNA ligase encodes the protein MLDIKFIRENKDLIAHAATKKHIQFDVSELIKVDEERRELQQFMESKRAEQNAHSEKIASAATSEERVQMISDMQRVKSELGEKEEAYKNVLKEWQRLMLQVPNIADVTVPDGASDADNLEVR